The Micromonospora krabiensis genome window below encodes:
- a CDS encoding MFS transporter: MRAALRSRSIRTFLATQFLLEVQFWFPIWLIYLIDLGFSLTTAVLADAVFRIVSVLCEFPVGMAADLLGRRRTYLALAGGSVLTFALISQIRSVQMLFAAWVLWGVLWALTSGAASTYLYELCSRDHRPVDPSKAFGLMRAAGSVSVLLSLLAAGYVYEADPRLPFAVTAALAAAAFLLALTLPETAGPRPVGRLSSMWGGVRGALADSRVRRAVWLGVLLLLFGWSARILFQPLALELNLSAEVTGWMYAAFAAAAVLGGLAAGHVGVRRRRAGLALAFLLVLGALVALSQAPRLGPFVFLPVMGFGYALGTTLLEVLTNEVSPRPVRAMIFGVVACLAGLGIALARPALGVLATDHSTAFAAGVWSGCGAVVVALALWLARGLPRAPEGGASPAGPIVPSSRTPGMPASRRARRR, encoded by the coding sequence ATGAGGGCGGCACTGCGGAGCCGATCCATCCGGACCTTCCTGGCCACCCAGTTCCTGCTCGAGGTGCAGTTCTGGTTCCCGATCTGGTTGATCTACCTGATCGACCTCGGGTTCTCGCTGACGACGGCGGTGCTCGCCGACGCGGTGTTCCGGATCGTCTCGGTGCTCTGCGAGTTTCCGGTGGGCATGGCCGCGGACCTGCTCGGGCGGCGTCGTACGTACCTGGCGCTGGCCGGTGGCTCGGTGCTGACGTTCGCGTTGATCAGTCAGATCCGCTCGGTGCAGATGCTCTTCGCGGCGTGGGTCCTCTGGGGCGTGCTGTGGGCGCTGACCTCCGGAGCGGCGAGCACCTACCTGTACGAACTCTGCTCCCGCGACCATCGGCCGGTCGACCCGTCGAAGGCGTTCGGCCTGATGCGCGCGGCGGGTAGCGTGTCCGTCCTGCTCTCGCTCCTGGCGGCCGGCTACGTGTACGAGGCGGACCCCCGGCTGCCGTTCGCGGTCACCGCCGCCCTGGCCGCCGCCGCGTTCCTGCTCGCGCTGACCCTGCCGGAGACGGCGGGACCACGGCCGGTCGGCCGGCTCTCCTCGATGTGGGGGGGCGTCCGGGGGGCGTTGGCCGACAGCCGGGTGCGGCGGGCGGTCTGGCTGGGGGTTCTGTTGCTGCTGTTCGGTTGGAGCGCGCGCATCCTGTTCCAGCCGCTGGCGTTGGAGCTGAACCTGTCCGCCGAGGTCACCGGCTGGATGTACGCGGCCTTCGCGGCGGCCGCCGTGCTGGGCGGGCTGGCGGCGGGGCACGTGGGCGTCCGGCGTCGCCGGGCCGGGCTGGCCCTGGCGTTCCTGCTCGTTCTCGGCGCCCTGGTCGCGCTCAGCCAGGCGCCCCGGCTCGGCCCGTTCGTGTTCCTGCCGGTGATGGGGTTCGGCTACGCCCTCGGCACGACGTTGCTGGAGGTGCTCACCAACGAGGTCAGTCCCCGGCCGGTCCGAGCCATGATCTTCGGGGTGGTCGCCTGCCTGGCCGGGCTCGGCATCGCGCTGGCGCGCCCGGCCCTGGGCGTGCTCGCGACGGACCACTCCACGGCGTTCGCCGCGGGGGTGTGGTCCGGGTGCGGTGCGGTTGTGGTGGCGCTGGCGCTGTGGCTGGCCCGCGGGCTGCCCCGGGCGCCGGAGGGCGGGGCGAGCCCGGCTGGTCCGATCGTCCCGTCCTCCCGTACGCCCGGAATGCCCGCTTCTCGGCGCGCCCGCCGGCGTTAG
- a CDS encoding acetylornithine transaminase, which translates to MSSLVQRWGQSMMDNYGTPPLALVSGSGAVVVDEAGREYVDLVGGIAVNALGHAHPAVVAAVSRQVATLGHVSNLYVAEPPVALAELLLALAGRPGRVFFANSGAEANEAAFKLSRLTGRGHVVAARGGFHGRTMGALALTGQPAKADPFRPLPGEVTHVDFGDVAALEAAVTDATAMVILEPIQGENGVVVPPAGYLAAARRITARHGALLVLDEVQTGIGRTGHWFAHQAEGVEPDVVTLAKGLGGGLPLGAVLAFGRAAELLTPGSHGTTFGGNPVSCAAALAVVSTIAHEGLLDHVKRVGERLRRGIEALGHPLVAGVRGAGLLLGVMLTAPVAPVLGEALREAGFLTNPVQPGVVRLAPPLILTTAQVDAFLAALPAALDATAPAAAGTTTAPTTSTETTATPTETTA; encoded by the coding sequence ATGAGTTCGCTGGTGCAGCGCTGGGGTCAGTCCATGATGGACAACTACGGCACGCCGCCGCTGGCGTTGGTCTCCGGCTCCGGCGCCGTCGTGGTCGACGAGGCGGGCCGGGAGTACGTCGACCTGGTCGGCGGGATCGCGGTGAACGCCCTCGGTCACGCCCACCCGGCCGTGGTCGCCGCCGTGTCCCGGCAGGTGGCCACCCTCGGTCACGTCTCCAACCTCTACGTCGCGGAGCCGCCGGTCGCCCTGGCGGAGCTGCTGCTGGCCCTCGCCGGCCGGCCCGGGCGGGTCTTCTTCGCCAACTCGGGCGCCGAGGCGAACGAGGCGGCGTTCAAGCTCTCCCGGCTGACCGGCCGCGGCCACGTCGTCGCCGCGCGCGGCGGCTTCCACGGCCGCACCATGGGCGCGCTCGCGCTCACCGGGCAGCCGGCCAAGGCCGACCCGTTCCGTCCGCTGCCCGGTGAGGTCACCCACGTCGACTTCGGCGACGTGGCCGCGTTGGAGGCCGCCGTCACCGACGCCACCGCGATGGTGATCCTGGAGCCGATCCAGGGCGAGAACGGCGTGGTCGTGCCGCCGGCCGGCTACCTGGCCGCGGCCCGCCGCATCACCGCCCGGCACGGCGCCCTGCTGGTGCTGGACGAGGTGCAGACCGGCATCGGTCGCACCGGGCACTGGTTCGCCCACCAGGCCGAGGGCGTCGAGCCGGACGTGGTCACCCTGGCCAAGGGGCTCGGCGGAGGGCTGCCGCTCGGCGCCGTGCTCGCCTTCGGGCGGGCGGCCGAGCTGCTCACCCCCGGCTCTCACGGCACCACGTTCGGGGGCAACCCGGTGAGCTGCGCCGCCGCGCTCGCGGTGGTCTCCACCATCGCCCACGAGGGGCTGCTCGACCACGTCAAGCGGGTCGGCGAGCGGCTGCGGCGGGGGATCGAGGCGCTGGGGCACCCGCTGGTCGCCGGCGTGCGCGGCGCGGGCCTGCTGCTCGGCGTCATGCTGACCGCCCCGGTGGCGCCGGTGCTCGGCGAGGCGCTGCGCGAGGCCGGCTTCCTCACCAACCCGGTGCAGCCCGGGGTGGTGCGCCTCGCGCCGCCGCTGATCCTCACCACCGCCCAGGTCGACGCCTTCCTGGCGGCCCTGCCGGCGGCGCTGGACGCGACCGCCCCGGCCGCCGCCGGCACGACGACCGCGCCGACCACCTCCACCGAGACCACCGCGACCCCGACGGAGACCACCGCATGA
- the argC gene encoding N-acetyl-gamma-glutamyl-phosphate reductase: MGIRVAVAGASGYAGGELLRLLAGHPEFELVAATAHSQAGHRLDVVHPHLTGLDLVLGETGPDTLADADLVFLALPHGQSAALAAQLPADVRIVDLGADHRLANPYEWAHYYGGTHAGQWTYGLPELPGQREQIAAATRVANTGCYAAAITLALAPLIAAGAAEPADVVVVAASGTSGAGRAAKPHLLASEVAGDLSPYRVGTHQHVPEIKQATGATGLSFTPILAPMPRGILATVTAVPARGVDPQAVLAEAYADAPFVHVLPEGRWPHTAATLGSNSCHLQATVDVDSRRLIVVSALDNLGKGAAGQAVQNANLMVGLPETTGLPVYGVAP; this comes from the coding sequence ATGGGGATCCGAGTCGCGGTCGCCGGTGCCAGCGGCTACGCCGGCGGTGAGCTGCTGCGTCTGCTCGCCGGTCACCCGGAATTCGAACTGGTCGCCGCCACCGCGCACAGCCAGGCCGGGCACCGCCTCGACGTGGTGCACCCGCACCTCACCGGGCTCGATCTGGTGCTCGGCGAGACCGGCCCGGACACCCTGGCCGACGCGGACCTGGTCTTCCTCGCGCTGCCGCACGGCCAGTCGGCGGCGCTCGCCGCCCAGTTGCCGGCGGACGTGCGCATCGTCGACCTCGGCGCCGACCACCGGCTCGCCAACCCCTACGAGTGGGCGCACTACTACGGCGGCACCCACGCCGGGCAGTGGACCTACGGCCTGCCGGAGCTGCCCGGGCAGCGGGAGCAGATCGCCGCCGCCACCCGGGTCGCCAACACCGGCTGCTACGCCGCCGCGATCACGCTGGCGCTCGCGCCGCTGATCGCCGCCGGCGCCGCCGAGCCGGCGGACGTCGTCGTCGTCGCGGCGTCCGGCACCTCCGGCGCGGGCCGGGCGGCCAAGCCGCACCTGCTGGCCAGCGAGGTGGCGGGCGACCTGTCCCCGTACCGGGTCGGCACCCACCAGCACGTGCCGGAGATCAAGCAGGCGACCGGCGCGACCGGCCTCTCGTTCACCCCGATCCTCGCCCCCATGCCCCGGGGCATCCTGGCCACGGTCACCGCCGTGCCGGCCCGGGGGGTGGACCCGCAGGCGGTGCTGGCCGAGGCGTACGCGGACGCGCCGTTCGTGCACGTCCTGCCCGAGGGCCGCTGGCCGCACACCGCCGCCACGCTCGGCTCGAACTCCTGCCACCTCCAGGCCACCGTTGACGTGGACTCCCGCCGACTGATCGTGGTGAGCGCGCTGGACAACCTCGGCAAGGGCGCGGCCGGGCAGGCCGTGCAGAACGCCAACCTCATGGTCGGCCTGCCGGAGACCACCGGCCTGCCCGTCTACGGGGTGGCGCCGTGA
- the argB gene encoding acetylglutamate kinase, giving the protein MSLSADLTRSQAKAATLIEALPWLARFSGATVVVKYGGNAMVDPELQRAFAADMVFLRYVGLKPVVVHGGGPQISAMLGRLGIASEFRGGLRVTTPEAMDVVRMVLVGQVGRELVGLINAHGPFAVGLSGEDAGLFTAVRRPAYVDGEPVDVGQVGDVESVDVSAVTDLIDAGRIPVISTVAPDADGVLHNLNADTAAAALAIALEARKLVVLTDVAGLYADWPDTDSLISEIDADDLAKLLPGLESGMVPKMEACLRAVRGGVPAAHVVDGRVAHSTLLEVFTSEGFGTMVRPS; this is encoded by the coding sequence ATGAGCCTCTCCGCGGATCTCACCCGCTCCCAGGCCAAGGCCGCCACGCTGATCGAGGCGCTGCCCTGGCTGGCCCGCTTCTCCGGGGCGACCGTCGTGGTGAAGTACGGCGGCAACGCCATGGTCGACCCGGAGCTGCAGCGGGCGTTCGCCGCCGACATGGTGTTCCTGCGCTACGTCGGCCTGAAGCCGGTCGTCGTGCACGGCGGCGGGCCGCAGATCTCCGCCATGCTCGGCCGGCTCGGCATCGCCAGCGAGTTCCGGGGTGGCCTGCGGGTCACCACGCCGGAGGCGATGGACGTCGTCCGGATGGTGCTGGTCGGGCAGGTGGGCCGGGAACTGGTCGGCCTGATCAACGCGCACGGCCCGTTCGCGGTCGGCCTCTCCGGCGAGGACGCCGGGCTGTTCACCGCGGTGCGGCGCCCGGCGTACGTGGACGGGGAGCCGGTCGACGTCGGCCAGGTCGGCGACGTCGAGTCGGTCGACGTCTCGGCGGTCACCGACCTGATCGACGCCGGGCGCATCCCGGTGATCTCGACCGTCGCGCCGGACGCCGACGGGGTGCTGCACAACCTCAACGCGGACACCGCCGCCGCCGCGCTCGCGATCGCGCTGGAGGCCCGCAAGCTGGTCGTGCTCACCGACGTCGCCGGCCTGTACGCCGACTGGCCGGACACCGACAGCCTGATCTCCGAGATCGACGCGGACGACCTGGCGAAGCTGCTGCCCGGCCTGGAGTCGGGGATGGTGCCGAAGATGGAGGCCTGCCTGCGGGCGGTGCGCGGGGGAGTGCCGGCCGCGCACGTCGTCGACGGCCGGGTCGCCCACTCCACGCTGCTCGAAGTGTTCACGTCGGAAGGATTCGGCACGATGGTGAGGCCGTCATGA
- a CDS encoding arginine repressor, whose product MTAPLTRAARHARIVELIRDKAIHSQTELADLLAGDGIQVTQATLSRDLKELGAVTARGGDGRGVYLIPEDGHRPLRDAEAAPARLVRLLHELLNGVDSSGNIAVLRTPPGAAQYLASALDRAGLPEVVGTIAGDDTILVVAREADGGAALGEKLAGWARREENVEGNTTP is encoded by the coding sequence ATGACCGCCCCGCTGACCCGCGCCGCCCGCCACGCTCGCATCGTCGAGCTGATCCGGGACAAGGCCATCCACTCGCAGACCGAACTCGCCGACCTGCTCGCCGGTGACGGCATCCAGGTCACCCAGGCCACCCTCTCCCGGGACCTGAAGGAACTCGGCGCGGTGACCGCGCGCGGTGGCGACGGGCGCGGCGTCTACCTGATCCCCGAGGACGGACACCGTCCGCTGCGGGACGCCGAGGCCGCGCCGGCCCGGCTGGTCCGGCTGCTGCACGAGCTGCTCAACGGGGTCGACTCCAGCGGCAACATCGCCGTGCTGCGGACCCCGCCGGGCGCCGCCCAGTACCTGGCCAGCGCGTTGGACCGAGCGGGCCTGCCCGAGGTTGTCGGCACCATCGCCGGCGACGACACCATCCTCGTCGTGGCCCGCGAGGCCGACGGCGGGGCCGCGCTCGGTGAGAAGCTCGCCGGCTGGGCCCGCCGCGAAGAGAACGTTGAAGGGAACACCACCCCATGA
- a CDS encoding substrate-binding periplasmic protein has translation MTRNPRRASTLLRPLRVWGPVVALIATVLAAAAIVAVGVRASPISPSRPVLVSSGDWAPFVGADLPAGGPMTELVVEVLTRCGYRPEVRYASSWALTEEQLGSGASIGMFPLVGSESRRDRFLLSDRLIDFEYVLFYDRREGEPRVSSAADLSALRVGGVAGYDYWDELESAVPGMVRFDSTVQGFRALVDGRIDVLAEGLLSGQAALTDPSLAADAGDFGYLRGDDPLVHSVEGLYFMMPNTPEAATVMRQFNRVLAQMRQSEEYEEIVAELEPAATQEVTLTPTGASGLVELLDEKGDVLLLAPRGTRARVIRWPDAFVDTAGGATPSRAAGGAGTPGGTAGRILVPVKVTNGPAQGRALYVDARALLLTPEGP, from the coding sequence GTGACCCGGAATCCGCGCAGGGCGTCCACCCTGCTGAGGCCGCTGCGTGTCTGGGGGCCGGTGGTGGCGCTGATCGCGACCGTCCTGGCGGCCGCCGCGATCGTGGCGGTGGGCGTGCGCGCGTCGCCCATCTCGCCGTCCCGACCCGTGCTCGTCTCCAGTGGAGACTGGGCGCCGTTCGTCGGCGCGGATCTCCCCGCGGGTGGGCCGATGACGGAGCTGGTCGTCGAGGTCCTCACGAGATGCGGCTACCGCCCGGAGGTCCGGTACGCCTCGTCCTGGGCGTTGACCGAGGAGCAGCTCGGCTCCGGCGCGTCCATCGGGATGTTCCCGCTGGTGGGCAGCGAGTCGCGACGGGACCGTTTCCTGTTATCCGACCGGCTCATCGACTTCGAGTACGTCCTGTTCTACGACCGGCGCGAGGGCGAACCGCGCGTCTCCTCCGCCGCCGACCTGTCGGCGCTGCGGGTGGGTGGTGTCGCCGGCTACGACTACTGGGACGAGCTGGAGTCCGCGGTGCCGGGCATGGTCCGGTTCGACTCGACGGTGCAGGGCTTCCGGGCGCTGGTCGACGGCCGGATCGACGTCCTGGCCGAGGGACTGCTCTCCGGTCAGGCGGCGCTGACCGATCCGTCCCTCGCCGCCGACGCGGGCGACTTCGGCTACCTGCGGGGCGACGATCCGTTGGTGCACTCGGTCGAGGGTCTGTACTTCATGATGCCGAACACCCCGGAGGCGGCCACCGTGATGCGGCAGTTCAACAGGGTGCTGGCGCAGATGCGGCAGAGCGAGGAGTACGAGGAGATCGTCGCCGAGCTGGAGCCGGCGGCGACCCAGGAGGTGACCCTCACGCCGACCGGCGCCTCCGGGCTGGTCGAGTTGCTCGACGAGAAGGGCGACGTGCTGCTGCTCGCGCCCCGGGGCACGCGGGCCCGGGTGATCCGCTGGCCGGACGCGTTCGTCGACACCGCGGGGGGCGCGACTCCGTCCAGGGCGGCCGGGGGCGCGGGCACGCCCGGCGGTACGGCGGGGCGGATCCTGGTGCCGGTCAAGGTCACCAACGGTCCGGCCCAGGGGCGGGCGCTGTACGTCGACGCCCGCGCCCTGCTGCTCACCCCGGAGGGGCCGTGA
- the argF gene encoding ornithine carbamoyltransferase — MTRHFLRDDDLTPAEQATVLDLAARMKADRFAYRPLAGPRSVAVLFDKQSLRTRISFDAGIAELGGHPLVVDTQVTHFGRGETLADAGRVLSRYVAAIVLRTHGDDRIAEVAGAATVPVVNALTDGYHPCQLLADLLTVRERCGGTAGRTLAYVGDAANNMAHSYLLAGATAGMHVRVAGPDGFVPDPAVVARAAEIASSTGGSVRVLTDPVAAVRDADVVATDTWTSMGQESDGLDRITPFLPYQINKALLGHAAPDAIVLHCLPAHRGEEITDEVLDGPQSAVFDQAENRLHAQKALLTFLLEAPTAAPDAVAPGATATRETT; from the coding sequence ATGACCCGGCACTTCCTGCGTGACGACGACCTGACCCCGGCCGAGCAGGCGACCGTGCTCGACCTCGCCGCCCGCATGAAGGCCGACCGGTTCGCGTACCGCCCGCTCGCCGGGCCGCGCTCGGTCGCGGTGCTGTTCGACAAGCAGAGCCTGCGCACCCGGATCTCCTTCGACGCCGGCATCGCCGAGCTGGGCGGCCACCCTCTCGTCGTGGACACCCAGGTCACCCACTTCGGCCGGGGTGAGACCCTGGCGGACGCCGGGCGGGTCCTGTCCCGCTACGTCGCGGCGATCGTGCTGCGTACCCACGGCGACGACCGGATCGCCGAGGTCGCCGGGGCCGCCACCGTGCCGGTGGTCAACGCGCTCACCGACGGCTACCACCCCTGCCAGCTCCTCGCGGACCTGCTGACCGTCCGGGAACGCTGCGGCGGCACCGCCGGTCGGACCCTCGCGTACGTGGGCGACGCGGCCAACAACATGGCCCACTCCTACCTGCTGGCCGGGGCGACCGCCGGCATGCACGTCCGGGTCGCCGGGCCGGACGGCTTCGTGCCCGACCCCGCCGTGGTGGCCCGGGCCGCCGAGATCGCCAGCTCCACCGGCGGTTCGGTCCGGGTGCTCACCGACCCGGTGGCGGCGGTCCGGGACGCGGACGTGGTGGCCACCGACACCTGGACGTCGATGGGGCAGGAGAGCGACGGGCTGGACCGGATCACCCCGTTCCTGCCGTACCAGATCAACAAGGCGCTGCTCGGGCACGCGGCGCCCGACGCGATCGTGCTGCACTGCCTCCCCGCGCACCGGGGCGAGGAGATCACCGACGAGGTGCTCGACGGCCCGCAGAGCGCGGTCTTCGACCAGGCGGAGAATCGGCTGCACGCCCAGAAGGCGCTGCTCACGTTCCTGCTGGAGGCCCCCACCGCGGCCCCGGACGCCGTGGCGCCGGGTGCCACCGCGACGAGGGAGACCACATGA
- a CDS encoding argininosuccinate synthase, with protein sequence MTERVVLAYSGGLDTSVAIPYLAERTGAEVIAVAVDVGQGGEDMNAIRQRALDCGAVESEVVDARDEFAAEYCLPAIRANALYMDRYPLVSALSRPLIVKHLVTAARKHGGTIVSHGCTGKGNDQVRFEVGLGALAPDLKIIAPARDYAWTRDNAIAFAEEKGLPIDVSAKSPYSIDQNLFGRAVETGFLEDIWHGPIEDLYSYTGDPAEPRDADEVVITFDAGVPVAVDGETVTPYQAILELNRRAGAHGIGRLDMVEDRLVGIKSREVYEAPGAIALITAHQELEAVTVERDLARFKRTVDQRWGELVYDGLWFSPLKRALDAFIDDAQRQVSGEVRLSLHGGRAVVTGRRSEASLYDFGLATYDTGDTFDQSLAKGFVQLWGLPSAMAAARDSRMGGA encoded by the coding sequence ATGACCGAGCGGGTCGTCCTGGCGTACTCCGGAGGGCTGGACACCTCCGTCGCCATCCCGTACCTGGCCGAGCGGACCGGCGCCGAGGTGATCGCGGTGGCGGTCGACGTCGGCCAGGGCGGCGAGGACATGAACGCCATCCGGCAGCGCGCCCTGGACTGCGGGGCCGTGGAGTCCGAGGTGGTCGACGCGCGTGACGAGTTCGCCGCCGAGTACTGCCTGCCGGCGATCCGCGCCAACGCCCTCTACATGGACCGGTACCCGCTGGTCTCGGCGCTGTCCCGCCCGTTGATCGTCAAGCACCTGGTGACCGCGGCCCGGAAGCACGGCGGCACGATCGTGTCGCACGGTTGCACCGGCAAGGGCAACGACCAGGTCCGCTTCGAGGTCGGCCTGGGCGCGCTCGCCCCCGACCTGAAGATCATCGCCCCGGCACGGGACTACGCCTGGACCCGGGACAACGCGATCGCCTTCGCCGAGGAGAAGGGCCTGCCGATCGACGTGTCGGCGAAGTCGCCGTACTCCATCGACCAGAACCTGTTCGGTCGGGCGGTCGAGACCGGGTTCCTGGAGGACATCTGGCACGGACCGATCGAGGACCTCTACTCCTACACCGGCGACCCGGCCGAGCCCCGCGACGCCGACGAGGTCGTGATCACCTTCGACGCCGGCGTGCCGGTCGCCGTCGACGGTGAGACGGTCACCCCGTACCAGGCGATCCTGGAGCTGAACCGGCGCGCCGGCGCGCACGGGATCGGCCGCCTCGACATGGTCGAGGACCGGTTGGTCGGCATCAAGAGCCGCGAGGTGTACGAGGCGCCGGGCGCGATCGCCCTGATCACCGCCCACCAGGAGCTGGAGGCGGTCACCGTCGAGCGCGACCTGGCGCGGTTCAAGCGGACCGTGGACCAGCGCTGGGGCGAACTGGTCTACGACGGTCTGTGGTTCTCGCCGCTGAAGCGGGCGCTGGACGCGTTCATCGACGACGCCCAGCGGCAGGTCTCCGGTGAGGTGCGGCTGTCCCTGCACGGCGGCCGGGCCGTCGTCACCGGGCGGCGTTCCGAGGCGAGCCTCTACGACTTCGGGCTGGCCACCTACGACACCGGCGACACGTTCGACCAGTCGCTCGCCAAAGGCTTCGTGCAGCTGTGGGGCCTGCCGAGCGCGATGGCCGCGGCACGGGACTCCCGGATGGGCGGTGCCTGA
- the argJ gene encoding bifunctional glutamate N-acetyltransferase/amino-acid acetyltransferase ArgJ, with product MTVTTPLGFRAAGVAAGLKASGAHDVAVVVNDGPGATVAGVFTANRVKAAPVLWSQQVVHGGVVRAVVLNSGGANACTGPAGFQDTHATAEHVAAVLTAAEPGREIGAGEVAVCSTGLIGERLPMPALLAGVDRAVRELSGSGGASAAQAIMTTDTRPKTTVVSGAGWTVGGMAKGAGMLAPAMATMLCVLTTDAVAAPEVLDAALREACRVTFDRIDSDGCMSTNDTVLLLASGASGVTPGEAELTAAVTAAAHDLAQQLIADAEGATKQIAIEVTGAAGEDDAVEVGRAVARNNLVKTALFGNDPNWGRILAAVGTTAAAFEPDAVDVAVNGIWVCRSGAAAEDRSKVDLTGRDVTISVDLHAGSAAATVWTNDLSHAYVHENSAYST from the coding sequence GTGACCGTCACGACTCCCCTGGGTTTCCGGGCGGCCGGTGTGGCCGCCGGTCTCAAGGCCAGCGGCGCCCACGACGTCGCGGTCGTCGTCAACGACGGCCCGGGCGCGACGGTGGCCGGCGTCTTCACCGCCAACCGGGTCAAGGCCGCGCCGGTGCTCTGGAGCCAGCAGGTGGTCCATGGCGGCGTGGTCCGCGCGGTGGTGCTCAACTCCGGCGGCGCGAACGCCTGCACCGGCCCGGCCGGCTTCCAGGACACCCACGCCACCGCCGAACACGTGGCCGCCGTGCTGACGGCGGCCGAGCCGGGCCGGGAGATCGGCGCCGGCGAGGTGGCGGTCTGTTCGACCGGCCTGATCGGCGAGCGCCTCCCGATGCCCGCGCTGCTCGCCGGCGTCGACCGGGCGGTGCGCGAGCTGTCCGGCTCCGGCGGCGCGAGCGCCGCCCAGGCGATCATGACCACGGACACCCGCCCGAAGACGACCGTCGTGTCCGGCGCCGGCTGGACCGTCGGCGGCATGGCCAAGGGTGCGGGGATGCTCGCGCCGGCCATGGCGACGATGTTGTGCGTGCTGACCACCGACGCGGTGGCCGCCCCGGAGGTGCTCGACGCCGCGCTGCGCGAGGCGTGCCGGGTGACCTTCGACCGCATCGACTCCGACGGCTGCATGTCCACCAACGACACGGTGCTGCTGCTGGCCAGCGGGGCCTCCGGCGTCACGCCCGGCGAGGCCGAGCTGACCGCCGCGGTCACCGCCGCCGCGCACGACCTGGCCCAGCAGCTCATCGCCGACGCCGAGGGCGCCACCAAGCAGATCGCGATCGAGGTGACCGGCGCGGCCGGCGAGGACGACGCCGTCGAGGTGGGACGGGCGGTGGCCCGCAACAACCTGGTGAAGACCGCGCTGTTCGGCAACGACCCGAACTGGGGCCGGATCCTCGCCGCCGTCGGCACCACCGCCGCCGCGTTCGAGCCGGACGCCGTCGACGTGGCGGTCAACGGGATCTGGGTGTGCCGGTCGGGCGCCGCCGCCGAGGACCGCTCGAAGGTCGACCTCACCGGTCGGGACGTCACCATCAGCGTCGACCTGCACGCCGGGTCCGCCGCGGCCACCGTCTGGACCAACGACCTGTCCCACGCGTACGTCCACGAGAACTCGGCATACTCGACATGA